The genomic interval GGGGTTTCTATTAGACAAAACAAAAGGAAAACCATCACTAAGTAGACTCAAAAAGAAAAGATTGCCGATACCTACGCCAGTCTGGCGAGGTGATTGGCAATCTTTTTCATGTTTTGACAAGCAGCCGTTAGTAACGCCTGCTCTTGTACATGCTCTCTACCCCTAAACCGGCAATAGCGAAGTCC from Propionispora hippei DSM 15287 carries:
- a CDS encoding transposase — encoded protein: EDSKEWVRQNRLTKSGKMLYRKRSQTIERSFADAKQLHGLRYCRFRGREHVQEQALLTAACQNMKKIANHLARLA